One window of Alosa sapidissima isolate fAloSap1 chromosome 21, fAloSap1.pri, whole genome shotgun sequence genomic DNA carries:
- the LOC121696086 gene encoding adhesion G protein-coupled receptor B3-like isoform X3: protein MGVNLNRSYSTLKQLPNAHHANAHHANAHAHATPHAAAQAAAAGGRAGPGHRGAHTLSPNALERTRNAATQPGQHPRPLPGLPHGSLERKRVRYSELDFEKVMHTRKRHSELYHELNHSSKFHTLDRYNRDPAMSTFKVPPPPPPRQSEPVLARRSSFVYKESQRKHFITQHKAPPQPLNCV from the exons atggGGGTCAACCTGAACCGCTCGTACAGCACCCTGAAGCAGCTGCCCAACGCGCACCACGCCAACGCGCACCACGCCAACGCGCACGCTCACGCCACACCACACGCTGCAGctcaagcagcagcagcaggcgggcgggcgggcccGGGCCACAGGGGCGCCCACACCCTCAGCCCCAACGCGCTGGAGCGGACCCGCAACGCTGCCACGCAACCTGGGCAGCACCCACGCCCACTCCCCGGCCTCCCGCACGGATCCCTGGAG AGGAAAAGAGTACGGTACTCTGAACTGGACTTTGAG AAAGTGATGCACACTCGCAAAAGACACTCTGAGCTCTACCATGAGCTCAACCACTCTTCCAAGTTCCACACCCTAGACAGGTATAACCGGGACCCAGCCATGTCCACATTCAAG GTCCCACCACCTCCACCGCCGAGACAATCTGAGCCTGTTTTAGCGCGGCGATCCAGCTTCGTTTACAAAGAAAGCCAACGTAAGCATTTCATAACTCAACATAAAGCCCCTCCTCAACCCCTTAACTGTGTCTGA